The Streptococcus viridans genome contains the following window.
GCCTCTCCGAGGATGGGAAATTCCTCTATGCCTCAAATCGAGCTCATAACTCCATTGCAGTCTATGAAATCTTGGCAGACGGTAGCCTAGTGCTTCTAGAAATCGTTCCAACTAATGGACTCAATCCACGCGATTTCATTCTTAGTCCAGACCAAGAATATCTTATTGCAGTCCATCAAGATTCAGACAATGCCACTGTTTTTAAACGCGATAAAGCAAGTGGTAGATTGACTGAATTGAGTCATGATTTCTTCGTACCAGAGGCGGTTTGTGTCCTCTTCAACTAACAATCAAAACACTTGCTAGTCTGGTTGAAAAATGATTAAATAGTGATAAAATAAATAGTTTATAGGAGAAACCTCATGAACCCAATGGATTTGTTTAACCAAGTCAAAGAAATGATCGAAAAGAAAGATTTCGATGCTGCTAAAAAATTTATCGATGACAACAAGGATAACCTTGGTGACTACTTAGAACAAGCGAAAGCTCTTGTTGCTGGAAACGATCTAGTAAGCGGCGCTGTTGATAAAATCAAAGGCTTGTTCTAATAAAACGATTCCTCAACTATCTAGTTGAGGATTTTTTCTTGGCTCAATAGCAAAAAAATCCTTGAGAAAGCTCAAGGATTTTTTTGTCTAGTAAACTAGCTTATTTTTTCAAGTTGTAGAATGATTTCAATCCACGGTATTCAGCTACTTCACCAAGTTGGTCTTCGATACGAAGCAATTGGTTGTATTTAGCGATACGGTCTGTACGTGAAAGTGAACCAGTCTTGATTTGTCCTGCGTTAGTTGCAACTGCGATGTCAGCGATTGTTGAATCTTCAGTTTCACCTGAACGGTGTGATACAACGGCAGTGTAACCAGCTTCTTTAGCCATTTCGATAGCTTCGAAAGTTTCAGTAAGAGTACCGATTTGGTTAACTTTGATAAGGATTGAGTTAGCAGCACCTTCTTGGATACCACGTGCAAGGTAGTCAGTGTTTGTTACGAAGAAGTCGTCACCAACCAATTGAACTTTCTTACCAAGACGTTCAGTAAGAGCTTTCCAACCTTCCCAGTCGTTTTCATCCATACCATCTTCGATAGTGATGATTGGGTATTTGTTAACCAATTCTTCAAGGTAGTCGATTTGTTCTGCAGATGTACGAACAGCAGCGCCTTCACCTTCGAATTTAGTGTAGTCGTAGACTTTACGTTCTTTATCGTAGAATTCTGATGATGCACAGTCAAATCCGATGAATACGTCTTTACCTGGTACATATCCAGCAGCTTCGATCGCAGCAAGGATAGTTTCAACACCATCTTCAGTTCCTTCGAAACGAGGAGCGAATCCACCTTCGTCACCTACGGCAGTTTCCAAACCACGTGATTTAAGGATTTTCTTAAGAGCGTGGAAGATTTCAGCACCGTAACGAAGAGCTTCTTTAAATGTAGGTGCACCAACTGGCAAGATCATAAACTCTTGGAAAGCGATTGGAGCATCTGAGTGAGAACCACCGTTGATGATGTTCATCATTGGAGTTGGAAGAACTTTAGTGTTGAATCCACCAAGGTAGCTGTAAAGTGGGATTTCAAGGTAGTCAGCAGCAGCACGAGCTACAGCGATAGACACACCAAGGATTGCGTTCGCACCCAATTTACCTTTGTTAGGAGTACCGTCAAGAGCGATCATTGCACGGTCAATAGCTTGTTGATCACGAACATCGTAACCGATGATTGCTTCAGCAATGATGTTGTTTACATTGTCAACAGCTTTTTGAGTTCCAAGACCACCGTAACGAGATTTGTCACCGTCGCGAAGTTCAACTGCTTCGTGTTCACCAGTAGAAGCTCCTGATGGAACCATACCACGTCCGAAAGCACCTGATTCAGTATAAACTTCTACTTCAAGTGTTGGGTTACCGCGTGAGTCTAGGACTTCGCGAGCGTAAACATCAGTAATAATTGACATTTCTTACTCTCCTTTGAGTTTAAATTTTTTACACCTCTATGATACCTTAAAAATACGCGTTTTTCAAGAAAAAACGTTATCTTTGTGCAGATTTTCCTTAACTTTATCAAGAAATCGCTTTCTTTTTGTTTTGATCAGCGTTTATACGTTTGGCATTTTTAACCTAAAGTATGATATACTATTCTTATGACTGATCTATCTAAAGAAATTATGGAAAAGGCTAATGGTGGCCTAAAATTAAATCCTGATGAACAACGTCGCTTTCTAGGTACGTTTGAAGAGCGCGTTCTAGGATATGCCGATATAAGAACAAGCAATAGTCCTCAGCTTCAGAAGGGCTTTTTGAAGGTGCTGAAGAGTTTGAGTGAACAAGCTAACCCTCTCTTTGTAAAGATTTCCCCAAATGTTGATTCTAGTGTCCAGTTGAGCTATCTAAAACAAGCAAAAGAGTTCGGTTGCCAGGCTACTATTGTTTCGGAAGAGCATAACTCCTCTCCTTTTGGGCTCGTGATTCATACAGATGCACCAGTGAACACTACTGACAAGGACCTCCGAACTGCTTTTGCAGATCTCTGGGAGGAAGAAAAGAAGCCGACCAAACCTTCTCTTTGGAAAAAATGGTTTGGTTGATCAGAGCTGTCGCTTAGACATTTTATTAGTATTAAATATTAGATGGAAAAAAGCGGTTTAACCGCTTTTTTCTATGCTTAATAGATTTCCGATATTTCTAGCTGTAAAGATAAGATTTTCCCTCGCATTCTTCAGAAGTTGGTCTAAACTATCGGGGTGTTTCGTAATGGAAAAGGCTGCGATTATATTTTCAAATGGAAGATTTGGTAAATCATCTGCAAGACTTCCACAAATGGCTATTACTGGAATTCCCTTTGGGGTTCTTCTCGCAACCCCTATCGGAGCTTTTCCGGATAGACTCTGATGATCCAGTCGCCCCTCACCGACAATGACCAAGTCTGCTGTTGCTACTTTAGTGTCAAAGTCAATCAAATCTAAACAGCTATCAATCCCTGATACCAGTCTCGCTTGCGCAAATGCACAAAGTCCAGCAGCAAGACCACCACCAGCTCCCATCCCTGCTTGGGTCAATACATTCGCACAGTTCTTTTCATAAAAGCTGTAAATAGCTTGATCTACTTGCTCAAACAAAGCAGGTCTCAGCCCCTTTTGTTTTCCAAACATATAGGTCGCACCATCTAGTCCACATAAGGGATTAGTAACATCTGCTAAAATCTGTATCTGAACATCATCTGGGATCTTGAACGCTTCCTCTTTACGGATAGAATCCCATTCTAAAATACTTTGCCCACAGGCCTTCAACTCCTTTCCTTCTCGATCATAGAATTTGTAGCCCAGACCTACTGCAAGTCCCAGGCCCCCATCGTTTGTCGCTGTTCCTCCAACCCCGATATAAATCTCCTTTTTCCCCTGTTTGATTAAATAACAAATCAGTTCACCGATTCCTCGGGTCTCTAAGTCAAGTGGACGGCGTTGATCAACTGGAATCTTTCCTAACCCAATCAAGTCGGCTACTTCAAAGAGAGCCAGAGAATCCTTCTCCACATACCGCATTTCTACCGGTTCTCCAAATGGTCCTGTGACAAGGGTAAAAGTTTCCTTCAAGCCCAATGATAAACTGATGACTTCCACTGTCCCTTCGCCACCATCTCCAACAGGACAGGTGATCGGTTCTACATCGAGGAGAGACTGACGAAAGCCTTCTGCAATAACTTCTGCTACTTCTTTCGCAGGTAAGGATTCTTTGAATGAATCTGGAGCAATTAATATTTTCATGGATTCCTCCTCTTTTCTATTCTTCCCTTTCCTTTCACACCTTCATCTCCATAAAAAAACATCCAGGAATTTTCTCCTGGATGTTTTGGATTAGAATCGGATGGATTCTCTTGTTTTTTCATATGAGGTAACAAATCTCTCTGTTACTCCTGGTTCTACTGTTTCCAATGCTTCTGAAATAACTTTGAATGAAGCAGGATAGTCATACTCTTTTTCAAAAATGTACAAGGCTTCATCAAACGCTGCTTGGACATGATCATCGAATGAACGATAGCGATTTGAGTATTGAAGCAACTGCTCTGTTAGGGTAGCATACTGTACTAATTTGTACGTTTCTTCCTCTAACTCTGTCATATCGTTGGTCAAAATATCCAGGAGACGGTTGGCGTTTTCAATATTGACACGACGACCTTCTAACTCAGCCAAGAGAGCTTCAGTGTTATCACTTGCAGTGAAGAAGATAGTAAGGAAGGATTGAGGAATTCCAGGTAAGTTACGCTTATCCATGTAGCGCTTAATGGCATGTAAACGGTTGGCGTAGATATTTACCTTTTGACGAGCATTCGTATCGTCTTTCTCAATCTTAGATAAGGTTTCGCTCAGTGCAATTTGATCATCTTCAATTTCTTTCAGACGTTCTTCAATCGCTTCTAACTCTTCTTGAAGAATAGAGTAGGCTTTTTGAGTTTCAGATGTATCCTTCAAGGCATCCTCTACAACGAGCTCTTGAGCTGTTAATTCAGCTTCTAACTCTTTCAAATGATTTTCCTTGAGTTCTTTGCTCTCGAATGTTTTACTGAGACGTTCAACTTCTTCTGCTAAACGCTTGTTATTTTCCTTCGCATGGGCAAGGTAACCTGGTAAGGCTTTGACCAATTTTTCAACGACTTTGTGTGATTCAATTTCACGAGTGAAAATATCATACAAGGCGTTGATTTCTTCTTGAATCTGCTCATTTTCATAGAGCGCATTATCTAATTCTAGAGCAGCAACATTTTGTAGATTGGCTTTCAGAGATGCATGTAATTGTTGGAAACGTGCTTCCAAGTCGGTCTCTGTAAAATGATAACCAGACTCCAAAAGTTTGCGATGACCAGCTTCCAAATCTTCCAATTGGTCAGGAAGGGTTGTTTGGACATCCTTCACAATTGCAGGAACTTTTTCAACAATGTGAGTCAAGGCTACAATATGGTTTTCTGCTGTGTCAAGAATTTCAGCAGCTTCAACAGGGTCACCAGAAGAATTCAAGGTTACAAATTTTGAAAACTCAACTTGAATATTTTCAGCTTGCTTCTCAATTTCGGGAAGCGCTGGGCCGTATGCATCTGGATCAGAAGCCACTTGTTTTTGCAAGTTTTCAAACATATCCAAGGCATGAACAACGCGACCGCTATTCATTTCTTCTTTTTCTTTTAATTCAGATAAAGCTTGACGGATAGCCTTGATGTCTTCATCAATTAATTGAATCTGACTCTCAATATTTCCAATTGCTTGTTTCGCTTTTAAAAAGCGGAAAGAATTGTTGTAGCCTTCTGCTTCAAAGAGGTTGTTCTCAATATCGGCAAAAGAATTGAGGGATAGGTCCACCCATTTTTGATTCCATTCACGAAATGCAACTTGACTTTGACCAATCAAATGCATATTCTTCACAGCCTCTACTTCATCATTTACCGGAAGGTTATACAACTCTTCTTTTCGTTCTTCCAGTGCTGCTAGTAAGGCTTCGTTACGCTTTCTCAATAAGACTGCCACTACATATCCTAAAACCAAAAGGACACCAATGACAATAATGAGAATAATTAGTCCACGAGACATATAAAAACTCCTTCATTAAATTACTTGAAAGTAATCGTAGTTATTATATCATAAATATTCGAATAATTGGCAAATATCGCAGAATTTTATACATCAAGTGTACTATATTCGGCATTTTCTTCGATAAATTCACGGCGAGGTTCTACTCGATCTCCCATGAGCATATCAAAGATTTTATCTGCTTCTGCTGCATCATCAACTGTTACACGCGCCATGAGGCGGTGTTCTGGGTTCATCGTTGTTTCCCAGAGCTGATGATCATCCATCTCACCCAAACCTTTGTATCGTTGAATCGTTGGTT
Protein-coding sequences here:
- the eno gene encoding surface-displayed alpha-enolase, coding for MSIITDVYAREVLDSRGNPTLEVEVYTESGAFGRGMVPSGASTGEHEAVELRDGDKSRYGGLGTQKAVDNVNNIIAEAIIGYDVRDQQAIDRAMIALDGTPNKGKLGANAILGVSIAVARAAADYLEIPLYSYLGGFNTKVLPTPMMNIINGGSHSDAPIAFQEFMILPVGAPTFKEALRYGAEIFHALKKILKSRGLETAVGDEGGFAPRFEGTEDGVETILAAIEAAGYVPGKDVFIGFDCASSEFYDKERKVYDYTKFEGEGAAVRTSAEQIDYLEELVNKYPIITIEDGMDENDWEGWKALTERLGKKVQLVGDDFFVTNTDYLARGIQEGAANSILIKVNQIGTLTETFEAIEMAKEAGYTAVVSHRSGETEDSTIADIAVATNAGQIKTGSLSRTDRIAKYNQLLRIEDQLGEVAEYRGLKSFYNLKK
- a CDS encoding DUF1694 domain-containing protein; amino-acid sequence: MTDLSKEIMEKANGGLKLNPDEQRRFLGTFEERVLGYADIRTSNSPQLQKGFLKVLKSLSEQANPLFVKISPNVDSSVQLSYLKQAKEFGCQATIVSEEHNSSPFGLVIHTDAPVNTTDKDLRTAFADLWEEEKKPTKPSLWKKWFG
- a CDS encoding glycerate kinase, giving the protein MKILIAPDSFKESLPAKEVAEVIAEGFRQSLLDVEPITCPVGDGGEGTVEVISLSLGLKETFTLVTGPFGEPVEMRYVEKDSLALFEVADLIGLGKIPVDQRRPLDLETRGIGELICYLIKQGKKEIYIGVGGTATNDGGLGLAVGLGYKFYDREGKELKACGQSILEWDSIRKEEAFKIPDDVQIQILADVTNPLCGLDGATYMFGKQKGLRPALFEQVDQAIYSFYEKNCANVLTQAGMGAGGGLAAGLCAFAQARLVSGIDSCLDLIDFDTKVATADLVIVGEGRLDHQSLSGKAPIGVARRTPKGIPVIAICGSLADDLPNLPFENIIAAFSITKHPDSLDQLLKNARENLIFTARNIGNLLSIEKSG
- the ezrA gene encoding septation ring formation regulator EzrA; translation: MSRGLIILIIVIGVLLVLGYVVAVLLRKRNEALLAALEERKEELYNLPVNDEVEAVKNMHLIGQSQVAFREWNQKWVDLSLNSFADIENNLFEAEGYNNSFRFLKAKQAIGNIESQIQLIDEDIKAIRQALSELKEKEEMNSGRVVHALDMFENLQKQVASDPDAYGPALPEIEKQAENIQVEFSKFVTLNSSGDPVEAAEILDTAENHIVALTHIVEKVPAIVKDVQTTLPDQLEDLEAGHRKLLESGYHFTETDLEARFQQLHASLKANLQNVAALELDNALYENEQIQEEINALYDIFTREIESHKVVEKLVKALPGYLAHAKENNKRLAEEVERLSKTFESKELKENHLKELEAELTAQELVVEDALKDTSETQKAYSILQEELEAIEERLKEIEDDQIALSETLSKIEKDDTNARQKVNIYANRLHAIKRYMDKRNLPGIPQSFLTIFFTASDNTEALLAELEGRRVNIENANRLLDILTNDMTELEEETYKLVQYATLTEQLLQYSNRYRSFDDHVQAAFDEALYIFEKEYDYPASFKVISEALETVEPGVTERFVTSYEKTRESIRF